A DNA window from Buttiauxella agrestis contains the following coding sequences:
- a CDS encoding Dyp-type peroxidase has protein sequence MSRVQSGILPEHCRAAVWLEASIQGDFDAIRQGCKTFNQSLSALQDKFPDANLGAVVAFGHDLWRDLSGGVGAIELKNFAPLGKGLAPATQHDVMIHILSLRHDVNFTLAQAALAAFGDALKIEEEIHGFRWVEERDLSGFVDGTENPQGEETRREVAVINDGVDAGGSYVFVQRWEHNLNQLNRMSVHDQEMIIGRTKEANEEIDGDERPETSHLTRVDLKENGKGLKIVRQSLPYGTASGPHGLYFIAYCARLHNIEQQLLSMFGETDGKRDGMLRFTKPVTGGYYFAPSLDKLLSL, from the coding sequence ATGTCTCGTGTTCAATCTGGCATTCTGCCGGAACATTGTCGCGCCGCCGTTTGGCTGGAAGCGAGTATTCAGGGCGATTTCGATGCCATTCGCCAGGGCTGCAAAACCTTTAATCAATCGCTCAGTGCGCTTCAGGATAAATTCCCGGATGCTAACTTAGGCGCGGTGGTGGCGTTTGGTCACGACTTATGGCGCGATTTAAGCGGCGGCGTGGGTGCGATCGAGCTGAAAAACTTTGCTCCGTTGGGCAAAGGCCTGGCACCGGCGACTCAGCATGATGTGATGATCCACATTCTTTCTCTGCGACATGATGTGAATTTCACTCTGGCGCAAGCGGCACTGGCTGCATTTGGCGACGCGCTGAAAATTGAAGAAGAAATCCACGGTTTCCGTTGGGTTGAAGAACGTGACCTGAGCGGTTTTGTTGATGGTACTGAAAACCCGCAGGGCGAAGAGACTCGCCGTGAAGTGGCTGTGATTAACGACGGTGTGGATGCGGGCGGCAGCTACGTGTTTGTGCAGCGTTGGGAACATAATCTCAACCAGTTAAACCGCATGAGCGTTCACGATCAGGAAATGATTATTGGCCGTACTAAAGAGGCCAATGAAGAGATTGACGGTGACGAGCGCCCGGAAACCTCTCACTTAACCCGTGTCGATTTGAAAGAAAACGGCAAAGGCTTGAAGATTGTACGCCAGAGCCTGCCATACGGCACCGCCAGCGGCCCGCATGGCCTGTACTTCATCGCTTATTGTGCGCGTTTGCATAACATCGAACAGCAGTTATTGAGCATGTTTGGCGAAACCGACGGTAAGCGTGACGGCATGTTGCGTTTTACCAAACCAGTGACCGGTGGTTATTACTTCGCGCCTTCTTTAGATAAGCTATTGAGCCTGTAG
- a CDS encoding GNAT family acetyltransferase: MEIRVFRQDDFEEVITLWERCDLLRPWNDPEMDIERKLNHDADLFLVAEVGGAVVGSLMGGYDGHRGSAYYLGVHPEYRGRGIANALLSRLEKKLIARGCPKIHIMVREENDLVIGMYERLEYEQQDVVLLGKRLIEDQEY; this comes from the coding sequence ATGGAAATACGTGTTTTTCGCCAGGATGATTTCGAAGAAGTCATTACGCTTTGGGAACGTTGCGACTTACTGCGTCCGTGGAACGATCCTGAAATGGATATTGAACGCAAACTCAACCATGACGCCGATCTGTTTTTGGTGGCCGAAGTGGGCGGTGCAGTCGTTGGCTCATTAATGGGCGGCTACGACGGACACCGCGGCTCTGCTTATTATCTCGGTGTGCATCCAGAATATCGGGGGCGCGGTATCGCTAATGCGCTGTTAAGCCGTCTTGAGAAAAAGCTTATCGCCCGCGGCTGCCCAAAAATTCATATCATGGTGCGCGAAGAAAACGACCTGGTGATTGGCATGTACGAGCGTCTCGAATATGAGCAGCAGGATGTGGTTTTACTCGGCAAACGTCTGATTGAAGATCAAGAATATTAA
- the amiA gene encoding N-acetylmuramoyl-L-alanine amidase AmiA, translating into MSKIKSLTHLTTRRQLLLTGLAALTLTGVNKALASSETKPLKTTTNHSKPTKKSGARRVVMLDPGHGGIDTGAIGHNGSKEKHVVLAIAKNVRNILKSNGIEAKLTRTSDEFIPLYDRVEIAHKHGADLFMSIHADGFTNPSAAGASVFALSNRGASSAMAKYLSDKENAADDVAGSKVKHKDQYLQQVLFDLVQTDTIKNSLTLGSHILKQIKPVHKLHSRNTEQAAFVVLKSPSIPSVLVETSFITNPGEEKLLGTPAFRQKIASAIASGIISYFHWFDNQKAHSKKR; encoded by the coding sequence ATGAGCAAAATTAAATCACTGACGCACCTGACCACCCGCCGCCAGTTACTGCTTACTGGTTTGGCTGCCTTAACGTTAACGGGCGTAAACAAGGCTTTGGCCAGCTCCGAGACTAAACCCCTTAAAACCACCACTAATCACAGTAAACCGACCAAAAAATCGGGTGCCCGCAGAGTAGTGATGCTTGACCCAGGCCACGGCGGAATTGATACCGGCGCGATTGGTCATAATGGTTCCAAAGAAAAGCATGTCGTTCTGGCCATTGCAAAAAATGTAAGAAACATTCTTAAAAGCAATGGGATAGAGGCCAAACTCACACGCACCAGCGATGAATTCATCCCGCTGTACGATCGCGTAGAAATCGCCCATAAACACGGTGCCGATCTGTTTATGTCGATTCATGCCGATGGTTTTACAAACCCATCCGCTGCCGGTGCGTCGGTGTTTGCCCTTTCCAATCGCGGAGCCAGTAGCGCGATGGCAAAATACCTTTCTGACAAAGAAAACGCCGCCGATGATGTGGCGGGCAGCAAAGTAAAACACAAAGATCAGTATCTCCAGCAGGTGCTGTTCGACCTGGTACAAACCGATACCATTAAAAATAGCCTGACGCTTGGCTCGCATATCCTCAAGCAAATCAAGCCAGTGCATAAGCTGCATAGCCGTAACACCGAACAGGCGGCATTCGTGGTATTGAAATCACCGTCCATTCCGTCTGTACTGGTGGAGACCTCTTTTATCACCAATCCAGGTGAAGAAAAGTTGTTAGGTACCCCGGCGTTCCGTCAGAAAATTGCCAGCGCCATTGCCTCAGGCATCATTAGTTACTTCCATTGGTTTGATAACCAGAAAGCTCACAGCAAAAAACGTTGA
- a CDS encoding DUF2919 domain-containing protein — MPYLYPPSDYDTHGNLKTPFLFWCILLLQARTWFVLVLAAASRQQGDAILGVFYPERDNFWYGLLPGVPAALAFMISGRRHLYPRLWSAWRWVLIAAQAGVLAWQLWLIWQGEELTPVTLALLIADIFALWWLCTSRRLRDYFTLSRE, encoded by the coding sequence ATGCCTTATCTCTATCCACCTTCGGATTACGATACACACGGTAATCTGAAAACACCCTTTTTGTTTTGGTGCATCCTCCTGTTGCAGGCGCGAACCTGGTTTGTGTTAGTGCTGGCGGCGGCGTCCCGTCAACAGGGCGATGCCATTCTCGGTGTGTTCTATCCCGAGCGCGACAATTTTTGGTATGGGCTTTTGCCCGGTGTTCCTGCGGCCCTGGCCTTTATGATTAGCGGTCGCCGCCATTTGTATCCGCGATTATGGTCAGCCTGGCGTTGGGTGTTAATCGCCGCGCAGGCAGGCGTTTTGGCCTGGCAACTTTGGTTGATATGGCAGGGGGAAGAACTCACCCCGGTGACGTTAGCGCTGCTGATTGCCGATATTTTTGCCCTGTGGTGGTTGTGTACCAGCCGCCGATTACGCGATTACTTCACCCTTAGCCGTGAATAA
- the maeB gene encoding NADP-dependent oxaloacetate-decarboxylating malate dehydrogenase, whose protein sequence is MDEQLKQSALDFHEFPTPGKIQVSPTKPLATQRDLALAYSPGVAAPCLEIEKDPLAAYKYTARGNLVGVISNGTAVLGLGNIGALAGKPVMEGKGVLFKKFAGIDVFDIEIDEMDPDKLIDVIASLEPTFGGINLEDIKAPECFYIEKKLRERMNIPVFHDDQHGTAIICTAAVLNGLRVVEKNISDVRLVVSGAGASAIACMNLLVQLGIQKHNIVVCDSKGVIYKGREENMAETKAAYAVEDNGKRTLDEVIEGADIFLGCSGPKAMSQEMVKKMARAPLILALANPEPEILPPLAKEVRPDAIICTGRSDFPNQVNNVLCFPFIFRGALDVGATAINEEMKLAAVHAIAELAHAEQSDVVASAYGEEELTFGPDYLIPKPFDPRLIVQIAPAVAKAAMDTGVATRPIQDFDAYREKLTEFVYKTNLFMKPIFSQARKDPKRVVLTEGEEARVLHATQELITLGLAKPILIGRPAVIEMRLKKLGLQMQAGRDFEIVNNESDPRFKEYWNEYYNIMKRRGITQEQAQRAVISNTTVIGAIMVHRGEADAMICGTIGEYHEHFSVVEKLFGYREGVKAAGAMNALLLPSGNTFIADTYVNDDPSPEELTEITLLAAETVRRFGIEPKVALLSHSNYGSSDSKAACKMRATLEMVRARAPELEIDGEMHGDAALVESIRNDRMPDSPLKGSANILIMPNVEAARISYNLLRVSSSEGVTVGPVLMGVAKPVHVLTPIASVRRIVNMVALAVVEAQTVPL, encoded by the coding sequence ATGGATGAACAACTGAAGCAAAGTGCCCTCGATTTTCATGAATTTCCTACCCCCGGAAAAATTCAGGTATCCCCAACCAAACCTTTAGCCACCCAGCGTGACCTGGCTTTGGCTTACTCTCCGGGCGTGGCGGCACCTTGTCTTGAGATAGAAAAAGACCCATTAGCAGCCTATAAATACACGGCGCGTGGCAACCTGGTCGGTGTGATTTCTAACGGCACCGCGGTGCTGGGGTTGGGTAATATCGGTGCGCTGGCGGGCAAGCCAGTGATGGAAGGTAAGGGCGTTCTGTTCAAGAAATTTGCCGGTATTGATGTATTCGATATCGAAATAGATGAGATGGATCCGGATAAACTCATCGATGTAATTGCCTCCCTGGAACCCACATTTGGTGGCATCAATCTTGAAGATATCAAAGCGCCAGAGTGCTTCTATATCGAGAAAAAACTGCGCGAACGCATGAACATTCCTGTGTTCCACGACGATCAGCACGGCACTGCAATTATCTGTACCGCTGCGGTGCTTAACGGCCTGCGTGTGGTCGAGAAGAATATCTCTGATGTGCGGTTGGTGGTTTCTGGCGCGGGCGCGTCTGCCATTGCCTGTATGAACCTGTTGGTGCAACTGGGTATTCAAAAACACAACATTGTGGTTTGCGACTCGAAAGGCGTTATCTACAAAGGCCGTGAAGAAAACATGGCAGAAACCAAAGCGGCTTACGCGGTGGAAGATAACGGCAAACGCACGCTTGATGAAGTGATTGAAGGCGCGGATATTTTCCTCGGCTGTTCTGGCCCGAAAGCCATGAGCCAGGAAATGGTCAAGAAAATGGCACGCGCGCCACTGATTCTGGCGCTGGCTAACCCGGAGCCGGAAATCCTGCCGCCGCTGGCAAAAGAAGTGCGTCCGGACGCGATTATTTGTACCGGCCGTTCTGACTTCCCAAACCAGGTCAACAACGTGCTGTGCTTCCCGTTCATCTTCCGTGGCGCGCTGGATGTCGGTGCAACGGCAATTAATGAAGAGATGAAACTGGCGGCCGTTCACGCCATTGCAGAGCTGGCTCACGCCGAACAAAGCGACGTGGTGGCTTCTGCTTACGGTGAGGAAGAGCTGACTTTCGGCCCTGATTACCTGATTCCAAAACCGTTCGACCCGCGTCTTATCGTGCAAATTGCACCGGCTGTGGCGAAAGCGGCAATGGACACCGGTGTGGCAACGCGCCCGATTCAGGATTTCGACGCTTACCGTGAAAAACTGACCGAGTTCGTCTACAAAACTAACCTGTTCATGAAGCCGATTTTCTCCCAGGCGCGTAAAGATCCAAAACGCGTGGTGCTGACCGAAGGTGAAGAGGCGCGTGTACTACATGCGACTCAGGAACTGATTACGTTAGGGCTGGCGAAACCGATTCTGATTGGCCGCCCGGCGGTTATCGAAATGCGCCTGAAGAAACTTGGGCTGCAAATGCAGGCTGGGCGCGATTTCGAAATCGTGAACAACGAATCCGATCCACGCTTCAAAGAGTACTGGAACGAGTACTACAACATCATGAAACGCCGTGGCATTACGCAGGAGCAGGCGCAACGTGCGGTGATCAGCAACACGACAGTTATCGGCGCGATTATGGTTCATCGCGGTGAAGCGGATGCCATGATTTGCGGCACTATTGGTGAGTATCACGAGCATTTCTCGGTGGTAGAAAAGCTGTTCGGCTACCGTGAAGGCGTGAAAGCCGCCGGGGCGATGAACGCGCTGTTGCTGCCAAGTGGAAACACCTTTATTGCTGATACCTACGTCAATGACGATCCATCGCCGGAAGAACTGACAGAAATCACGTTGCTGGCGGCAGAAACGGTGCGTCGTTTTGGTATTGAGCCAAAAGTCGCGCTGCTATCGCATTCCAACTATGGTTCTTCCGATTCAAAAGCCGCCTGCAAAATGCGTGCGACGCTTGAAATGGTGCGCGCGCGTGCGCCTGAGTTGGAAATCGACGGTGAAATGCACGGTGACGCCGCGCTGGTGGAAAGCATCCGTAACGATCGTATGCCAGACAGCCCGCTGAAAGGTTCGGCAAATATTCTGATCATGCCAAACGTCGAAGCGGCGCGTATCAGCTACAACTTGCTGCGCGTTTCCAGTTCTGAAGGGGTTACTGTTGGGCCAGTATTGATGGGCGTGGCGAAACCGGTGCATGTGTTAACACCGATTGCGTCTGTTCGTCGTATTGTGAATATGGTAGCGCTGGCGGTGGTTGAGGCACAGACCGTTCCGCTGTGA
- a CDS encoding RpoE-regulated lipoprotein translates to MKTLRLMLVGLPLLLSGCSTLSSVNWSAANPWNWFGSSLEVSEQGVGELNASTPMDEKAVSSALNDNYRLRSGMKTDNGEIVRFFEAMDDKTVMVIVNGEKGTVSRVDVLDSDIETDSGVKIGTTFSDLYDKAFGACVKGAGDDSESVECKAKDSQHISYIFSGEWHGGQELMPSDDTLKTWKVSKIIWRR, encoded by the coding sequence ATGAAAACTCTGCGCCTGATGCTAGTAGGGCTGCCACTGCTTCTGAGCGGTTGTTCGACGCTGTCTTCTGTCAACTGGTCTGCGGCAAATCCCTGGAACTGGTTTGGTTCATCGCTTGAAGTGAGCGAGCAGGGAGTGGGTGAGTTAAATGCCAGCACGCCGATGGATGAAAAGGCCGTCAGCAGCGCTTTGAATGACAATTATCGTCTGCGCAGCGGCATGAAAACCGATAATGGCGAGATTGTCCGATTCTTTGAAGCGATGGACGATAAAACCGTGATGGTTATCGTCAACGGCGAGAAGGGCACCGTCAGCCGCGTTGATGTATTGGATAGCGACATCGAAACCGATAGCGGCGTGAAGATTGGCACCACCTTCAGCGATCTCTACGACAAAGCATTTGGCGCGTGTGTCAAAGGGGCTGGAGATGATAGCGAAAGTGTTGAGTGTAAGGCTAAAGACAGCCAGCACATCAGCTACATTTTTAGCGGCGAATGGCATGGCGGGCAGGAGTTGATGCCGTCTGACGATACGCTCAAAACCTGGAAGGTCAGCAAAATTATCTGGCGTCGATAA
- the tal gene encoding transaldolase — MSQLDSIKKFTTVVADSGDIESIRHYQPIDATTNPSLLLKAAGLEHYQSLIDDAIAYGKKCGGTQEAQVAQACDKLAVNFGAEILKSIPGRVSTEVDARLSFDKEKSIAKARHLIALYEELGIDKSRVLIKLASTWEGIRAAEELQKEGIDCNLTLLFSFAQARACAEAGVFLISPFVGRIYDWYQARKPMDPYVVEEDPGVKSVRNIYDYFKQHNYSTIVMGASFRRTEQILALVGCDRLTIAPNLLQQLQESEEPVVRKLVPGSQGFRRPEPISEADFRWEHNQDPMAVEKLAEGIRLFAIDQRKLEDLLAAKL, encoded by the coding sequence ATGAGTCAGCTAGACAGTATTAAGAAATTCACCACCGTTGTTGCCGACAGCGGTGACATCGAATCTATCCGCCATTACCAGCCTATTGATGCGACCACCAACCCCTCGCTATTACTGAAAGCAGCGGGTCTGGAACACTATCAATCACTGATTGATGATGCCATTGCCTATGGAAAGAAATGCGGTGGCACGCAAGAAGCCCAGGTGGCGCAAGCCTGTGACAAACTGGCAGTCAATTTTGGTGCGGAAATTCTGAAAAGCATTCCTGGACGCGTCTCAACAGAAGTGGACGCCCGCCTCTCGTTTGATAAAGAAAAAAGCATCGCCAAAGCCCGCCATTTAATTGCGCTATATGAAGAGCTTGGCATTGATAAATCACGAGTTCTTATCAAGCTTGCTTCAACCTGGGAAGGTATTCGTGCCGCGGAAGAACTGCAAAAAGAAGGCATCGACTGCAACCTGACGCTGCTGTTCTCTTTTGCCCAGGCGCGCGCCTGTGCCGAAGCGGGCGTATTCCTGATTTCACCGTTTGTTGGCCGTATTTACGACTGGTATCAGGCACGCAAACCGATGGACCCGTATGTGGTTGAAGAAGATCCGGGCGTCAAATCGGTGCGCAATATCTATGATTACTTTAAGCAGCACAATTACAGCACCATTGTGATGGGCGCGAGTTTCCGCCGTACCGAACAAATTCTGGCGCTGGTGGGCTGCGACCGCCTGACTATCGCCCCTAACCTGCTGCAACAGTTGCAGGAAAGCGAAGAACCAGTGGTGCGCAAATTAGTCCCCGGTTCACAGGGCTTCCGCCGTCCGGAACCGATTAGCGAAGCGGATTTCCGTTGGGAGCATAATCAGGACCCAATGGCAGTCGAAAAACTGGCAGAAGGCATTCGCCTGTTCGCCATTGATCAACGAAAACTGGAAGATTTACTCGCCGCCAAACTTTGA
- a CDS encoding sulfate ABC transporter substrate-binding protein: MVNTSVKKVWSALVVSALLAGSAHATELLNSSYDVSRELFAALNPAFQKQWAAENNGDKLVIKQSHAGSSKQALAILQGLKADVVTYNQVSDVQILHDKGNLIPADWQTRLPNNSSPFYSTMAFLVRKGNPKNIHDWSDLVRPDVKLIFPNPKTSGNARYTYLGAWGAANKADGGDKAKTEQYMTQFLKNVEVFDTGGRGATTTFVERNLGDVLISFESEVNNIRNQYAKDGYEVVVPKVNILAEFPVAWVDKNVKANGTEKAAKEYLNFLYSPAAQTIITDYYYRVNNPEVMAKLKDKFPQTDLFRVEDEFGGWPEAMKTHFASGGEFDKLLGKGRE, translated from the coding sequence ATGGTCAATACGTCAGTCAAAAAAGTCTGGAGTGCTCTGGTTGTTTCTGCGTTGCTGGCAGGTTCAGCTCACGCGACAGAACTGCTGAACAGCTCTTATGATGTGTCTCGCGAGCTGTTTGCTGCCCTGAATCCTGCTTTCCAGAAACAGTGGGCTGCGGAAAATAACGGTGACAAGCTGGTGATTAAACAATCTCATGCCGGGTCATCAAAACAGGCACTGGCGATTCTGCAAGGTTTAAAAGCTGACGTAGTAACTTATAACCAGGTTTCGGATGTGCAGATCCTGCACGACAAAGGCAACCTGATCCCCGCTGACTGGCAGACCCGTTTACCCAACAACAGTTCGCCGTTTTATTCCACCATGGCGTTCCTGGTGCGCAAAGGTAATCCGAAAAATATCCACGACTGGAGCGATTTGGTTCGCCCGGATGTGAAACTGATTTTCCCGAATCCGAAAACCTCGGGTAACGCGCGCTACACCTATTTAGGTGCGTGGGGGGCGGCGAATAAAGCTGACGGTGGCGATAAAGCCAAAACCGAACAGTACATGACGCAGTTCCTGAAAAACGTTGAAGTGTTCGATACCGGTGGCCGTGGCGCTACGACGACATTTGTTGAGCGTAACCTCGGCGATGTGCTGATTAGCTTTGAGTCAGAAGTGAACAACATTCGTAACCAGTACGCCAAAGACGGCTACGAAGTCGTGGTGCCAAAGGTCAACATTCTTGCTGAATTCCCGGTGGCCTGGGTGGATAAAAACGTTAAAGCCAACGGCACCGAAAAAGCCGCGAAAGAATACCTGAATTTCCTGTACAGCCCGGCGGCGCAAACCATCATCACTGACTATTACTACCGCGTGAATAACCCGGAAGTAATGGCGAAGCTGAAAGATAAATTCCCGCAGACCGACCTGTTCCGCGTGGAAGATGAATTTGGCGGCTGGCCGGAAGCGATGAAAACCCACTTTGCCAGTGGCGGTGAGTTCGATAAGTTGCTCGGCAAGGGGCGTGAGTAA
- the hemF gene encoding oxygen-dependent coproporphyrinogen oxidase: MNSPDIHAVKQFLLQLQDTICQQLSQVDGATFEEDTWQREGGGGGRTRVLRGGNIFEQAGVNFSHVHGDAMPASATAHRPELAGRSFEAMGVSLVVHPLNPYIPTSHANVRFFIAEKPGCDPVWWFGGGFDLTPFYGFEEDAIHWHKTAHDLCQPFGDDVFPRYKKWCDDYFFIKHRNEQRGIGGLFFDDLNTPDFDHCFSFMQAVGNGYLDAYLPIVERRKALPWGERERNFQLYRRGRYVEFNLVWDRGTLFGLQTGGRTESILMSMPPLVRFEYNYQPEEGSPEAALYRDFLPVKDWV; encoded by the coding sequence ATGAACTCACCAGACATTCACGCCGTAAAACAATTCCTGCTGCAATTGCAGGACACCATTTGCCAGCAACTAAGCCAGGTTGACGGTGCCACGTTTGAAGAAGACACCTGGCAACGCGAAGGCGGTGGCGGCGGGCGCACTCGGGTGTTGCGCGGTGGGAATATCTTTGAGCAAGCGGGCGTTAATTTCTCCCACGTTCATGGCGATGCCATGCCAGCATCCGCCACCGCTCATCGCCCGGAACTCGCCGGGCGTAGTTTTGAAGCGATGGGCGTGTCGTTAGTTGTGCATCCACTCAATCCGTACATTCCCACCAGCCACGCTAACGTGCGTTTTTTCATTGCGGAAAAGCCAGGCTGTGATCCGGTGTGGTGGTTTGGCGGCGGTTTTGATTTAACGCCGTTTTACGGTTTTGAAGAAGATGCGATTCACTGGCATAAAACAGCGCATGACTTGTGCCAGCCGTTTGGTGACGACGTTTTTCCTCGTTACAAAAAATGGTGTGACGATTACTTCTTTATTAAGCATCGCAACGAACAGCGCGGCATCGGCGGCTTGTTCTTCGATGACCTCAATACGCCAGATTTCGACCATTGCTTCAGCTTTATGCAGGCCGTAGGAAACGGTTATCTGGATGCCTATCTGCCGATTGTTGAACGCCGTAAAGCGTTGCCGTGGGGCGAGCGCGAGCGTAATTTCCAGCTTTATCGCCGTGGCCGTTATGTGGAATTTAACCTGGTATGGGATCGTGGAACGCTCTTTGGTTTACAGACGGGCGGGCGCACCGAATCGATTTTAATGTCGATGCCGCCGCTGGTGCGTTTTGAATATAACTATCAGCCAGAAGAAGGCAGCCCGGAGGCTGCCTTGTATCGTGATTTCTTGCCAGTTAAGGATTGGGTTTAA